The nucleotide window TTCAGCTTCTCGCACAGGGAGCGCACGCTGATTTCTTCCTGGCCTTGCCGCCCGAAGAGGATGGCTTCGTCGCCCACCTGCACAGGACCGTTCGGTCCCACGTCCACCAGGATCTGATCCATACACACGCGCCCCACCACCGGGTAGCGACGGCCGCCGATCAACACTTCGCCGCGATTGGAGAGCAGCCGGTTGTAGCCATCGGCATATCCGACTGGCAGGGTGGCAATGCGTGTCGGCCGGTCCGTGACGAACGTCCGCCCGTAGCTCAGGGGAGTGCCGGCAGGCACGTCCTTCACAAATGCCACCCGGGTTTTGAAGGTCATCGCCGGGCGCAGCGGGATGGACTCGCTGGTCTCGGTGCTCGGATAGTAGCCGTACAGGGATACCCCCGGGCGCACCAGGTCGAAGTACGCCTCCGGGAGATCCAAGATGGCCCCGCTGTTGGCCGCGTGCCGCAACAGGCCCCGAATACCGATCTGTTCCAGGCGCTGAAGCACCCGGCCAAAACGGGCCAGCTGCTCGCGGGCGAAGCTCTTGTCCCTCTCGTCCGCCGTCGCAAGGTGCGTGTAGATGCCCTCTACGGCAATGCCCGGCGTACGACAAGCCTCCTGAATAAACGGCACGGCCTGCTCCCACCCGACCCCTACCCTTCCCATCCCCGTATCCACCTTGATGTGCACCCGGGCCGTCGAGCCCCGAGCCCTCGCCTCCGTTGCCAAGGCCTCTA belongs to candidate division KSB1 bacterium and includes:
- the alr gene encoding alanine racemase: EALATEARARGSTARVHIKVDTGMGRVGVGWEQAVPFIQEACRTPGIAVEGIYTHLATADERDKSFAREQLARFGRVLQRLEQIGIRGLLRHAANSGAILDLPEAYFDLVRPGVSLYGYYPSTETSESIPLRPAMTFKTRVAFVKDVPAGTPLSYGRTFVTDRPTRIATLPVGYADGYNRLLSNRGEVLIGGRRYPVVGRVCMDQILVDVGPNGPVQVGDEAILFGRQGQEEISVRSLCEKLNTIPYEITCWVSKRVPRVYVDDGGQSEGAERPDTREQG